In the Aliarcobacter cryaerophilus genome, one interval contains:
- the pgeF gene encoding peptidoglycan editing factor PgeF — MENRVFYTFTDENDGNLAFHVEDNEINVIKNRKNLALKLGYNYEDLVYMNQIHSSNIIVVDENSPKLVDNCDSIITRSKNLPLMVMVADCIPILMFDDKKGIIAAIHAGRNSTFLEISKKTAEVFIEKFSSNPEDINAVFGASIQKCCYEVSEDLSKIVVNSFGKEFVKNNYIDLQGINKKQLNDLGIKNIEISNICTKCGDKPYFSYRKDKKTGRFAGIIILKD; from the coding sequence ATGGAAAATAGAGTTTTTTACACTTTTACTGATGAAAATGATGGTAATTTAGCATTTCATGTAGAAGATAATGAAATAAATGTAATAAAAAATAGAAAAAATCTGGCTTTAAAGCTAGGTTATAATTATGAAGATTTGGTCTATATGAATCAAATTCATAGTTCAAATATTATTGTTGTAGATGAAAATAGTCCAAAATTAGTAGATAATTGTGACTCAATAATCACAAGAAGTAAAAATCTTCCACTTATGGTTATGGTTGCTGATTGTATTCCTATTTTGATGTTTGATGATAAAAAAGGAATAATAGCTGCTATTCATGCTGGAAGAAACTCTACTTTTTTGGAAATTTCAAAAAAAACAGCTGAAGTTTTTATTGAAAAATTTTCTTCAAATCCAGAAGATATAAATGCAGTTTTTGGAGCTTCTATTCAAAAGTGTTGTTATGAGGTTAGTGAAGATTTATCAAAAATTGTAGTGAACTCTTTTGGAAAAGAGTTTGTTAAAAATAATTATATAGATTTGCAAGGAATAAATAAAAAACAGTTAAATGATTTAGGAATAAAAAATATAGAGATATCAAATATTTGTACAAAATGTGGAGATAAACCATATTTTTCTTATAGAAAAGATAAAAAAACTGGAAGATTTGCTGGAATAATTATTTTGAAAGATTAA
- a CDS encoding class I SAM-dependent methyltransferase, with amino-acid sequence MSRFDERAKDWDKKNVSIEKSEACIKHLKNNIDFKNIKNILDYGCGTGLIAFDLVEKNNQVLGLDSSNGMVEEFNRKAKDRKLTNIKAKKHDILNDDLGENCFDLIVISMSLHHIENLDIFFEKSFKALRNGGYLCINDLEKEDGTFHKKHNNEGVFHFGFTQEELEAISKKVGFSNFIFERVFIYKRDYGDFPIFNFYAKKL; translated from the coding sequence TTGAGTAGATTCGATGAAAGAGCAAAAGATTGGGATAAAAAAAATGTAAGTATTGAAAAATCTGAAGCTTGTATAAAACATTTAAAAAATAATATAGATTTTAAAAATATAAAAAACATTCTTGATTATGGTTGTGGAACTGGTCTTATTGCATTTGATTTAGTAGAAAAGAATAATCAGGTACTAGGTCTTGATAGTTCAAATGGCATGGTTGAAGAGTTCAATAGAAAAGCAAAAGATAGGAAACTTACAAATATCAAAGCAAAAAAACACGATATTTTAAATGACGATTTAGGAGAGAACTGCTTTGATTTGATTGTTATTTCAATGTCACTTCATCATATAGAAAATCTTGATATATTTTTTGAAAAGAGTTTTAAAGCTCTAAGAAATGGTGGTTATTTATGCATTAATGATTTAGAGAAAGAAGATGGAACTTTTCACAAAAAACATAATAATGAAGGAGTTTTTCACTTTGGATTTACTCAAGAAGAGCTTGAAGCAATTTCCAAAAAAGTTGGTTTTTCTAACTTTATTTTTGAAAGAGTTTTTATTTATAAAAGAGATTATGGAGACTTTCCTATCTTTAATTTTTATGCAAAAAAACTTTAA
- a CDS encoding tRNA (cytidine(34)-2'-O)-methyltransferase: MFNIVLHEPRMPGNVGTIGRTAVALKCKLHLIKPYGFGDITEKEVRRAGLDYWKDLELFEYENIEDFWARNPFSSRHFFATTKTTQPYFEAKFESGDYIYFGREDAGLPSYILDKNKESCITIPMAKIARSLNLSNSVSIICYEALRQNYINFETI; the protein is encoded by the coding sequence GTGTTTAATATAGTACTTCATGAACCAAGAATGCCAGGAAACGTAGGAACGATAGGAAGAACTGCTGTTGCTTTAAAATGTAAACTTCATTTAATAAAACCTTATGGTTTTGGAGATATTACTGAAAAAGAGGTGCGAAGAGCAGGACTTGATTATTGGAAAGATTTAGAACTTTTTGAGTATGAAAATATTGAAGATTTTTGGGCAAGAAACCCATTTTCTTCTAGACATTTTTTTGCTACAACAAAAACAACTCAACCTTATTTTGAGGCAAAATTTGAATCAGGGGATTATATATATTTTGGAAGAGAAGATGCAGGATTACCTTCATATATTTTAGATAAAAATAAAGAGAGTTGTATAACAATTCCAATGGCAAAAATTGCAAGAAGTTTAAATCTCTCAAACTCTGTATCTATAATTTGTTATGAAGCTTTAAGACAAAACTATATAAATTTTGAGACTATTTAA
- a CDS encoding Na/Pi cotransporter family protein has translation MLKSAAIPFFLILLGYVVIADENFTVILSGIAIFIIGMFFMQDGFKQLSGGILEKLLEKFTSNTLYAIATGFLSTSVVQSSTIITLIVVSFLSAELLTLVQAVGIVFGSNVGSTTTAWIVSSLGVDVKISTYAFPMLVFGVVLRFFKSNGVKGSGNVLLGLGFIFLGISYMKDGFDIMKNSIDLASYAMEGYLGIIVYILIGILITVVIQSSAATLAIVITALNADSITYVNAIALAIGANVGTTLTTILASFASNENGKRVALIHFLFNLISATFITILIYQFIDLTDFIAPFLGVSDNNYGMKLALFHTIFSVTGVILLTPAISLLVKLSEKLIQKKVSSASKPKYLNQSVLSNPDASLAALRKEIINLYENCQKAMLHALNIHTTGLTRETLKVQLAKELTIIDTDIDEIYQKNLKALYSEIVKFSSFAQENMFDFQHKKVDELKRAAVLLVEVLRDTRDIQKNVNFYLKSKNEYIKEEYNILRKELAEMLIDINTLSMLENDSDQLTQFELIKTELAHNDLASSEELDTLIREDKIKATMATSYMNDSATGYSIQKKLVKVANILFLNDGIVKQIGDENETK, from the coding sequence TTGTTAAAAAGCGCTGCTATTCCTTTTTTCTTAATACTTTTAGGGTATGTAGTTATTGCTGATGAAAATTTCACTGTTATTTTAAGTGGAATTGCTATTTTTATAATTGGTATGTTTTTTATGCAAGATGGTTTTAAACAACTATCTGGTGGTATATTAGAGAAACTTTTAGAAAAGTTTACTAGCAATACTCTTTATGCTATTGCAACTGGATTTTTATCAACTTCAGTGGTTCAAAGTTCAACAATTATTACTTTAATTGTTGTATCTTTTTTAAGTGCCGAACTTCTTACTCTAGTTCAAGCAGTTGGTATTGTTTTTGGTTCAAACGTAGGAAGTACAACAACTGCTTGGATAGTTTCAAGCTTAGGAGTTGATGTAAAAATTTCAACTTATGCTTTTCCTATGCTTGTTTTTGGAGTTGTTTTAAGATTTTTTAAATCAAATGGAGTAAAAGGGAGCGGAAATGTTCTTTTAGGTTTAGGATTTATTTTCCTTGGTATTTCATATATGAAAGATGGTTTTGATATTATGAAAAATTCTATTGATTTAGCATCTTACGCTATGGAAGGATATTTAGGAATTATTGTTTATATCTTAATTGGAATTTTAATTACTGTTGTTATACAATCAAGTGCTGCAACTTTAGCTATAGTTATTACAGCTTTAAATGCAGATAGTATTACTTATGTAAATGCAATAGCACTAGCAATTGGAGCAAATGTTGGTACAACACTTACAACAATTTTAGCATCATTTGCTTCAAATGAAAATGGAAAAAGAGTAGCTCTTATTCACTTCTTATTTAACCTAATTTCAGCAACATTTATAACTATTTTAATCTATCAATTTATAGATTTAACAGATTTTATAGCACCATTTTTAGGAGTTAGCGATAATAATTATGGTATGAAATTAGCACTTTTCCATACTATTTTTTCTGTAACTGGAGTTATTTTACTAACTCCAGCAATATCTTTATTAGTAAAATTATCAGAAAAATTGATACAAAAAAAGGTATCTTCTGCTTCAAAACCAAAATATCTTAATCAATCTGTTTTATCAAATCCTGATGCCTCTTTGGCAGCTTTAAGAAAAGAGATTATAAATCTATATGAAAATTGTCAAAAAGCTATGTTACATGCTTTAAATATACACACAACAGGACTTACAAGAGAGACACTAAAAGTTCAATTAGCAAAAGAGTTGACTATTATAGATACAGATATTGATGAGATTTATCAAAAAAATCTTAAAGCACTTTATAGTGAAATTGTAAAATTTTCATCTTTTGCACAAGAAAATATGTTTGATTTTCAACACAAAAAAGTTGATGAACTAAAACGTGCCGCTGTTTTACTTGTAGAGGTGTTAAGAGATACAAGAGATATTCAAAAAAATGTAAATTTTTACTTAAAAAGTAAAAATGAGTATATCAAAGAAGAGTATAATATTTTAAGAAAAGAGTTAGCAGAGATGCTAATAGATATAAATACTCTTTCTATGTTAGAAAATGATTCAGACCAATTAACTCAATTTGAACTTATAAAAACTGAGTTAGCACATAATGATTTAGCAAGTAGTGAAGAGCTAGATACACTTATAAGGGAAGATAAAATAAAAGCAACAATGGCAACTTCATATATGAACGATAGTGCTACGGGTTACTCTATTCAGAAAAAACTTGTAAAAGTTGCTAATATTTTATTCTTAAATGATGGTATAGTTAAACAAATAGGAGATGAAAATGAAACTAAGTAA
- a CDS encoding shikimate dehydrogenase, which yields MKKFCIFGNPVAHSKSPQMQNAGFKYLNLDASYEKFHLENGDNIKEEFIKNSFSGANITVPHKEIAFKQADIVRGIAQKIEAVNTYIKEDEKVVAYNTDAPGFLKAIESFGNIKRVLVLGAGGTAKAIALILQEQNIDVVVLNRSKEKLGFFKNNGIKAFSFEDFDFKNEKFDLVVNSTSAGLKDDFLPTSKEILENILSKSSFAFDCIYGKITPFLALAKNLNNKIKDGEDMLLYQGVLAFELFTKTKADERLVEAMRRGLKGE from the coding sequence ATGAAAAAATTTTGTATATTTGGCAATCCTGTTGCTCACTCAAAATCTCCACAAATGCAAAATGCAGGATTTAAATATCTAAATCTTGATGCTTCTTATGAAAAATTTCATTTAGAAAATGGTGACAATATAAAAGAAGAATTTATAAAAAATAGTTTTAGCGGTGCAAATATAACTGTTCCTCATAAAGAGATAGCTTTTAAACAAGCAGATATTGTAAGAGGAATTGCACAAAAAATAGAGGCTGTAAATACTTACATTAAAGAAGATGAAAAAGTTGTAGCCTACAATACAGATGCACCTGGATTTTTAAAAGCAATTGAAAGTTTTGGAAATATAAAAAGAGTTCTAGTTTTAGGCGCTGGTGGAACTGCAAAAGCTATAGCTTTGATTTTACAAGAACAAAATATTGATGTAGTAGTTCTAAATAGAAGCAAAGAAAAACTAGGATTTTTTAAAAATAATGGTATAAAAGCTTTTAGTTTTGAAGATTTTGATTTTAAAAATGAAAAGTTTGATTTAGTTGTAAACTCAACAAGTGCTGGTTTAAAAGATGATTTTTTACCAACTTCTAAAGAGATACTTGAAAATATTTTAAGTAAGTCATCTTTTGCTTTTGATTGTATTTATGGAAAAATAACTCCATTTTTAGCATTGGCAAAAAATTTAAATAATAAAATAAAAGATGGTGAAGATATGCTTCTTTATCAGGGTGTCCTTGCCTTTGAACTTTTTACCAAAACAAAAGCCGATGAGAGATTAGTTGAAGCTATGAGAAGAGGTTTAAAAGGTGAATAA
- a CDS encoding LuxR C-terminal-related transcriptional regulator, with protein sequence MKKISLYTNLKRDYEKMKNSLIDYDLKNIENREELLTLKENLIIINTSVNLDKEEETIEILLENGNKILILESTPKLINAQNWLLLGVHGYGNSMMNDIYLKSAIQTINNGLTWLIPDITMEILSKLNSDSLNQKDVLNQLSKAEQQVAILLKDGLSNTKISEELKLSINTVKSHIKNIYLKLEVKDRFSFINLLNKK encoded by the coding sequence ATGAAAAAAATTTCTTTATATACAAATCTAAAAAGAGACTATGAAAAAATGAAAAATAGTCTTATTGATTATGATTTAAAAAATATAGAAAATAGGGAAGAGTTACTTACTTTAAAAGAGAATCTTATTATTATAAATACTTCTGTAAATCTTGATAAAGAAGAAGAAACTATTGAAATATTGTTAGAAAATGGAAATAAAATTTTAATACTAGAGAGTACTCCAAAACTTATAAATGCTCAAAATTGGTTACTTTTAGGTGTTCATGGTTATGGAAATAGTATGATGAATGATATTTATTTAAAATCAGCAATTCAAACAATAAACAATGGTTTAACTTGGTTAATTCCAGATATAACAATGGAAATTTTAAGTAAATTAAATAGTGATAGTTTAAATCAAAAAGATGTTTTAAATCAACTCTCTAAAGCTGAGCAACAAGTAGCAATATTATTAAAAGATGGGCTATCGAATACAAAAATTAGTGAAGAGTTAAAATTATCTATAAATACAGTAAAATCGCATATAAAAAATATCTATTTAAAGCTTGAAGTGAAAGATAGATTTTCATTTATAAATCTTTTAAATAAAAAGTAA
- a CDS encoding type I secretion system permease/ATPase yields the protein MVNKSLRKNDTLLDSLVLYTRLFHKPFSAESLLQGLPLGNNEADQLLFSKNSSKSMFSRAAARAGLKTTIIEKPIKDILNIQLPVILLLSNENSCILDSFNEDRTKAKIIFAGIDDPLEEWVEVQKLEDEYLGYAFMLKKVYEYEHDNGKKTLAIDNQKHWFWSTLGVSKKIYIDCIIASILINLFVLATPLFTMNVYDRVIPNNAQETLLVFTIGIVVVFILDAILKFIRTYFLEMAGKKSDIIMSSIIFEKVLDMKLSEHPKSVGSFANNLKSFDSIRGFLTSSTLTVLIDFPFAILFLIVIGYLGGFLVIVPIFIITLIIIYAKIIKDPLKKSIEATYEASAKKNGILIESLNNIETIKAQGMAGNVQYSWEESTGEIANKGLKSKLISASIPTVTGLLTGLNTVLIVVFGVYLIQDFQLTMGGLIATMILSGRAIAPMGQIVSLITNYEDTKQSFKMLDDIVNKPQERPFSKEFVKKTNLSGNIEFRNVSFRYPNSESYALRNVSFTIKEGEKVAFIGRIGSGKSTIAKLILKLYEPEEGTILIDGIDIAQIDPADLRKGISYVPQDIHLFGGTIKQNILGIHKFIDDEWMLECSKISGTDEFVRMHPAGYDMPLGERSSGLSGGQRQSVGIARALINNSDIWMFDEPTNAMDQTSESIVLNNLMSKVEGKTLLLVTQKMSMVDLVDRIIVMNFGSKVLDGPKDEIINKLGNSGEKQ from the coding sequence TAAATAAAAGTTTACGTAAAAATGATACTTTGTTGGACTCTTTAGTTCTTTATACTAGGCTTTTTCATAAGCCATTTTCTGCTGAATCTTTGCTTCAGGGATTACCTCTTGGTAATAATGAAGCAGATCAGCTTCTATTTTCTAAAAATAGTTCTAAATCTATGTTTAGTAGAGCAGCAGCAAGAGCTGGTCTTAAAACAACTATTATTGAAAAACCAATTAAAGATATTTTAAATATACAACTTCCTGTAATACTACTTTTATCAAATGAAAATAGTTGTATTTTGGACTCTTTTAATGAAGATAGAACAAAAGCAAAGATTATTTTTGCTGGAATTGATGATCCTCTTGAAGAGTGGGTTGAGGTGCAAAAGCTTGAAGATGAATATTTAGGTTATGCTTTTATGCTCAAAAAAGTTTATGAATATGAGCATGATAATGGTAAAAAGACTTTAGCAATTGATAATCAAAAACATTGGTTTTGGAGTACTTTAGGAGTTTCAAAAAAGATTTATATTGATTGTATAATAGCTTCGATTTTAATAAACCTTTTTGTGCTCGCAACTCCACTTTTTACTATGAATGTTTATGATAGGGTTATTCCAAATAATGCACAAGAGACACTTCTTGTTTTTACTATTGGTATTGTTGTTGTATTTATTCTTGATGCCATTTTAAAGTTTATTAGAACCTATTTTCTAGAAATGGCTGGGAAAAAGAGTGATATTATAATGTCTTCAATTATTTTTGAAAAAGTTTTAGATATGAAGTTAAGTGAACACCCAAAATCTGTTGGAAGTTTCGCAAATAATCTTAAGAGCTTTGATAGTATAAGAGGTTTTTTAACAAGTTCTACTTTGACTGTATTAATTGATTTTCCATTTGCTATTTTATTTTTAATAGTAATTGGATATTTAGGTGGTTTTTTGGTGATAGTTCCGATTTTTATTATCACGTTAATCATAATTTATGCAAAAATAATAAAGGACCCACTTAAAAAAAGTATTGAAGCAACTTATGAAGCAAGTGCAAAGAAAAATGGAATTTTAATAGAGAGCTTAAATAATATTGAAACAATAAAAGCTCAAGGAATGGCTGGAAATGTTCAGTACTCTTGGGAAGAATCAACTGGTGAAATAGCAAATAAAGGTCTTAAATCAAAACTAATATCTGCTTCTATTCCAACAGTAACAGGGCTATTAACTGGATTAAATACGGTTTTAATTGTTGTTTTTGGAGTTTATTTAATTCAAGATTTCCAACTTACAATGGGAGGCTTAATTGCTACCATGATTTTATCAGGTCGTGCAATTGCACCTATGGGGCAAATAGTTTCACTAATTACAAACTATGAAGATACTAAACAATCTTTTAAAATGTTGGATGATATTGTAAATAAACCTCAAGAGAGACCATTTTCTAAAGAGTTTGTTAAAAAAACAAATTTAAGTGGAAATATTGAGTTTAGAAATGTAAGTTTTAGATACCCAAATAGTGAATCATATGCCTTAAGAAATGTAAGTTTTACTATAAAAGAGGGTGAAAAAGTTGCTTTTATTGGAAGAATTGGAAGTGGAAAGTCAACTATTGCAAAACTTATTTTAAAACTATATGAACCAGAAGAGGGAACTATTTTAATAGATGGTATAGATATAGCTCAAATAGACCCAGCTGATTTAAGAAAAGGTATTAGTTATGTTCCGCAAGATATTCATCTTTTTGGAGGAACAATAAAACAAAATATTTTAGGAATTCATAAATTTATAGATGATGAGTGGATGTTAGAGTGCTCAAAAATAAGTGGAACAGATGAGTTTGTAAGAATGCATCCTGCTGGTTATGATATGCCTTTAGGAGAAAGAAGTTCAGGACTTAGTGGAGGGCAAAGACAAAGTGTAGGAATTGCAAGAGCTTTGATAAATAATTCGGATATTTGGATGTTTGATGAGCCTACAAATGCTATGGATCAGACAAGTGAAAGTATAGTTTTAAATAATTTAATGAGTAAAGTAGAAGGAAAAACACTACTTTTAGTTACTCAAAAAATGAGTATGGTAGATTTAGTTGATAGAATAATAGTTATGAATTTTGGGTCTAAAGTTTTAGATGGTCCAAAAGATGAAATTATAAATAAACTTGGAAATAGTGGTGAAAAACAATGA
- the purU gene encoding formyltetrahydrofolate deformylase — protein sequence MDEYILKISTKDEKGLIYNISKVLFANNLNIDQNAEYVDEETNEFFMRSLISGKVMETILQKELKEVLPNGAKITLNKNTKKDVVLLVTKESHVLGDLLIRYSSNELNANIKAVIGNHEDLRNLVEKFDIPFFCISATNLSRDEHERAVSQKIDEFNPEIIVLAKYMRILSSQFVEKYEGKVLNIHHSFLPAFIGANPYKQAFERGVKIIGATAHYVTNDLDEGPIIFQDVVRVDHSYSWEDMRNAGRNVEKIVLSNAFELLLNDRVFIHKNKTVIL from the coding sequence ATGGACGAATATATACTAAAAATTTCTACAAAAGATGAAAAAGGACTTATTTATAATATATCTAAAGTTCTTTTTGCAAATAATTTAAATATTGACCAAAATGCTGAGTATGTGGATGAAGAGACAAATGAGTTTTTCATGAGAAGTTTAATCAGTGGAAAAGTTATGGAAACTATTTTGCAAAAAGAACTAAAAGAGGTTTTGCCAAATGGTGCAAAAATAACTTTAAATAAAAATACAAAAAAAGATGTTGTTCTTCTTGTTACAAAAGAGAGCCATGTTTTAGGAGATTTACTTATAAGATATAGTTCAAATGAGCTAAATGCAAATATCAAAGCAGTTATTGGAAATCATGAAGATTTAAGAAATTTAGTTGAGAAATTTGACATTCCATTTTTTTGTATAAGTGCTACAAATTTGAGTAGAGATGAGCATGAAAGAGCAGTTTCTCAAAAAATTGATGAATTTAATCCAGAGATTATAGTTTTAGCAAAATATATGAGAATACTATCTTCACAGTTTGTAGAAAAATATGAAGGTAAAGTTTTAAATATTCATCACTCTTTTTTGCCTGCATTTATTGGAGCAAATCCATACAAACAAGCATTTGAAAGAGGTGTTAAAATTATTGGAGCAACTGCGCATTATGTGACAAATGATTTAGATGAAGGTCCAATTATTTTCCAAGATGTTGTAAGAGTTGATCATTCATATAGTTGGGAAGATATGCGAAATGCTGGTAGAAATGTTGAAAAAATTGTACTTTCAAATGCTTTTGAACTACTTTTAAATGACAGAGTATTTATTCATAAAAATAAAACGGTGATTTTATAG
- a CDS encoding HlyD family type I secretion periplasmic adaptor subunit, with product MNKIKEFLNSPEINRLKEIFKLFNNNDNLKLPKTPLNKNDYEYMKSLSAAVVFSSSKKLHWVLISFCITIFLFITWAAFAEIDEIARGSGKVVPNGQNQIVQNLEGGIVQEILVKEGDIVEKDQVLIRISNEKGTSTAMSNEIKSYYLQAQIKRLEAELKRAPFEYTKGENQELNEFLDNENELYLTNQKQLESKISILKEQIKQKENDLKDAKQTIEHMKFSVGAISKEVTMTKPMVERGIRSQVDFLKLQREESDAKNKLQSVTLSVDKINSEILELNKKIDETNEINDATIREKLNEAINNLKDVEANKLASSDQVARTVVKSPSNGIVQKLHINTVGGSIKPAQDLLEIVPTDSNLIVEVKILPKDIAFIYQGQKAIVKFSAFDFSIFGGLDGHVINISPDTIVEKDEKTFYIVRIETEKNYIGDEKNQKHIIPGMIADVDILTGKKTVLDYILKPILKTKTYTFTER from the coding sequence ATGAATAAGATAAAAGAGTTTTTAAATAGTCCAGAAATAAATAGATTAAAAGAGATTTTTAAACTATTTAATAATAACGATAACCTAAAACTTCCAAAAACTCCACTAAACAAAAATGATTATGAGTATATGAAGAGTTTAAGTGCTGCTGTTGTTTTTAGCTCATCAAAAAAACTTCACTGGGTTTTAATCTCTTTTTGTATTACAATATTTTTATTTATTACTTGGGCTGCTTTTGCCGAAATTGATGAAATAGCAAGGGGAAGTGGAAAGGTTGTTCCAAATGGTCAAAATCAGATAGTTCAAAATCTTGAAGGTGGAATAGTTCAGGAGATTTTAGTAAAAGAGGGCGATATAGTTGAAAAAGACCAAGTATTGATTAGAATTTCAAACGAAAAAGGTACAAGTACGGCTATGTCAAATGAGATAAAGTCTTATTATCTGCAAGCTCAAATTAAAAGATTAGAAGCAGAGTTAAAGCGAGCTCCTTTTGAGTATACTAAAGGTGAAAATCAAGAATTAAATGAGTTTTTAGATAATGAAAATGAGCTTTATTTAACAAATCAAAAGCAGTTAGAGTCAAAAATATCTATATTAAAAGAGCAGATAAAACAAAAAGAGAATGACCTAAAAGATGCAAAACAGACTATTGAGCATATGAAATTTAGTGTTGGAGCTATTTCAAAAGAGGTAACTATGACTAAACCAATGGTTGAAAGAGGAATTAGATCTCAAGTTGATTTTTTAAAGTTACAAAGAGAAGAGAGCGATGCTAAAAATAAACTTCAAAGTGTTACTTTATCTGTTGATAAAATTAATTCAGAGATTTTAGAGTTAAATAAAAAAATAGATGAGACAAATGAGATAAATGATGCAACAATAAGAGAGAAGTTAAACGAAGCAATTAATAATCTTAAAGATGTTGAAGCAAACAAATTAGCTTCAAGTGACCAAGTTGCAAGAACTGTTGTAAAATCTCCTTCAAATGGAATTGTTCAAAAACTTCATATAAATACTGTTGGTGGAAGTATTAAACCTGCTCAAGATTTATTAGAAATAGTTCCTACTGATAGTAATTTAATAGTTGAAGTAAAGATTTTACCAAAAGATATAGCATTTATATATCAAGGGCAAAAAGCTATTGTTAAATTTTCAGCATTTGATTTCTCTATTTTTGGTGGACTTGATGGTCATGTTATAAATATAAGCCCAGATACAATAGTTGAAAAAGATGAAAAAACTTTTTATATTGTAAGAATTGAAACAGAGAAGAACTATATAGGTGATGAGAAAAATCAAAAACATATTATTCCAGGTATGATAGCAGATGTTGATATTTTAACTGGTAAAAAAACAGTTCTTGATTATATTTTAAAACCAATCTTAAAAACGAAAACATATACATTTACAGAGAGATAA
- the brnQ gene encoding branched-chain amino acid transport system II carrier protein has protein sequence MKTSNITRDTLILGFAIFSMYFGAGNIIFPPYLGLISSSDWKISFFAYFLADIGFATFAMFALLKVGGNVDNLTSKLGTINGKILMAIIILCIGPLIALPRTGAVTYEMLVVPYFGASTFNSLITSIIYFGLILFFTLRPTSMIEILGKVLSPLLFLSLIILIIKGIFTPIGEISQNTTNDRLFFDGLLLGYQTLDILAALAFGIIIIKILKTKGYTNKKTNFKIVGYASLIAAFGIMLVYFGLTYLGATSSLVYETNIEKVTLLNNIIYQLFGSNGAIILAFVVFLACFTTGSALVSVTAEYFSKVSQGRFSYKKLVILTSLFAVVVTNFGLESIINFAAPILFIVYPAAIILVILAFFDNYIDNLNIYKFSSFGAIIYSIFELISNSYLKLSFMENIPLAKEGLGWILPAIIFGIIGFLIKSKRVRSKV, from the coding sequence ATGAAAACATCTAACATAACAAGAGATACTTTAATACTAGGATTTGCAATTTTTTCTATGTATTTTGGGGCTGGAAATATTATTTTCCCACCATATTTAGGATTAATAAGTTCTAGTGATTGGAAAATATCTTTTTTTGCATATTTTTTAGCCGATATTGGATTTGCTACATTTGCTATGTTTGCTTTGCTTAAAGTTGGAGGAAATGTAGATAATTTAACTTCTAAATTAGGAACAATTAACGGAAAAATACTTATGGCAATAATTATTTTATGTATTGGTCCATTAATTGCACTTCCAAGAACAGGAGCTGTAACTTATGAGATGTTGGTAGTTCCATATTTTGGAGCTAGCACTTTTAACTCTTTAATCACATCTATAATTTATTTTGGTTTAATTCTATTTTTTACATTAAGACCAACTTCTATGATTGAAATATTGGGAAAGGTATTATCTCCTTTGCTATTTTTATCTTTAATTATTTTAATAATAAAAGGAATTTTCACTCCAATTGGAGAGATATCACAAAACACTACAAATGATAGACTGTTTTTTGATGGTCTTCTTTTGGGTTATCAAACTTTAGATATTTTAGCAGCTTTAGCATTTGGAATTATTATTATAAAAATATTAAAAACAAAAGGTTATACAAACAAAAAAACAAACTTTAAAATAGTTGGATATGCTTCTTTAATTGCTGCTTTTGGAATAATGCTTGTATATTTTGGTTTGACATATTTAGGAGCAACTTCTAGTTTAGTTTATGAAACTAATATTGAAAAAGTAACACTTTTAAATAATATTATATACCAACTTTTTGGAAGCAATGGAGCTATTATTTTAGCATTTGTAGTATTTTTAGCTTGTTTTACAACAGGATCTGCACTTGTAAGTGTTACTGCTGAGTATTTCTCAAAAGTAAGCCAAGGAAGGTTTAGTTATAAAAAATTGGTTATTTTAACTTCACTTTTTGCAGTAGTTGTTACAAATTTTGGCTTAGAAAGTATAATTAATTTTGCAGCACCAATTTTATTTATAGTATATCCAGCTGCTATTATTTTAGTTATTTTGGCATTTTTTGATAACTATATAGACAATTTAAATATCTACAAATTTTCAAGTTTCGGAGCAATTATATACTCAATTTTTGAACTTATATCAAATAGTTATTTAAAGTTATCATTTATGGAAAATATTCCTTTGGCAAAAGAGGGATTAGGCTGGATTTTACCAGCAATCATTTTTGGAATTATTGGGTTTTTAATTAAAAGTAAAAGAGTTCGTTCTAAAGTATAG